The Syngnathus scovelli strain Florida chromosome 19, RoL_Ssco_1.2, whole genome shotgun sequence region CACGGGCAAAATTAAACAGTATGTGCAGCAATTCAATCAATATTTTACTATTTGTGGTGAAACTTGGATAATTCAAATTAATTTTAGAAGACAGTGTCATAAAGCAGCAGGtggtgtgatcattaagtgcataAAAGTGCTTCGCGTGATTTATAATTTGGAATAAAGGCCTGAGTATTAAAATGATGAATGGGACCAGGTgaggtttcatttttttattttttattatgtgatattTCATTCAAGTTATACTCAGGCATAAATGTCTTATAGGCAGTTTGTAAAGGTgagatgctaagacactgagatTTGCCGAAACAAAAATAATCCTTCAATAAATTCCTCCCACGCCTGCTAAATCCTACctgatcataaaaaaaataaaataataaacaaagctGAAGGTATACTTATGCCTATAATTCAACAGTGGAGGTAAACTCAAACAAATGTGTCTCATAAAAGTGCAGTTGTTGCCCGGGCAATCATTCTGCATCATTAAATGTCGTTTTACAAGCTGAAAgattgcaagtgtgtgtgtgtgtgtgaaacacACTCTTCATTTCAACTTGGCTGGacctcacactttttttttcccaccataaTAATCATAACAACCACTCATTGGTATGCCAATGAAGTGGACCACCTCGTTGCGTTTTCTCACGCGTTATCTCCCATTTTTACGCTGAGGTTTGCAGTTTATTCCCAACGCCGAGGTGACAAACAACTCTGGGTTTGACACTCGTATGAAAAATGATGCAAAGATTTTACTGCATAATCCAAGTGCACCCGAATATGAAATATCCTCCCGCGTTATTTAATCAGCTTTGTTCAAACGAGCGTAACAAGCGTGTGACACTGAGCCATCATCGGCTAAATGAGATGGAAGTTTGACGGCATAAACAAAGCCGCAGAATAAAATTGATgcttattttttctttctttcctaacAGCACTTATGTTCCAGTGATGTCCAGGATTGAGGCAAACAAGAAtaaggtaccgtattttccggactataaggcgcaccggactataaggcgcaccattaatgcatcatgtcagatttttaatccaaatcaaatcattttccattttaccttttttatttcaacttcagaggcaacaaattactttataatcacaaaataatgatccatagtctttttgattcatgattcatagtcttcagtgggccactgatgattgatttcatgacacaatgcttcaggccagtttaaatttagtccatatataaggcgcaccggactataaggcgcactgtcggcttttgagaaagttttaggtttttaggtgcgccttatagtccggaaaatacggtagctttATTAATTCAAATATGTTTGGAATGAAATCATTTGTTGATTTATTCTCTATAGGTGTTGATTTACAACCCGACATTTTTCAAGTACGTCTATGATTCTTGGCTGGAAGGGCATGGACGTTATCCGTCTACGGGTTTCCTCAGCTTGCTTTTTGCAATCCACATATGTGACCAGGTAAGAACTTTAAGTCTCATTCATAATTGAACATTTTGCAAAGGATTTTTTCGCTCGTATTGCAGGTGAGTGTGTTTGGCTTTGGCGCTGACCAGAATGGAAACTGGCACCACTATTGGGAGGAGAACCTTCTGGgtggagctttcagatacaccgGAGTCCATGATGGGGATTTTGAATCTAATGTCACACATTTTTTAGCGGACAAACACAAAATCCGAATGTTTAATGGTAGATGATGCCTGGAGGTACTTGTGGATGTGCGCCATTGGATGAACATCAAATAAAGGTGtgaaaagagatttttttttttttttttttactaccagGCCCAGCCATGATGTAAAATTGGAGCAACAattacaggccactttattaggtactctAAAAgagatttgtatttattttttttccacaaagacAGCACAGATTCTTTTTTCCTTCATGGAGGCAGCACTTCATCAGAAAGCCACCAAATTACACTTTGTCACTTTATTGTAATTAGTCTTTCATCCCTCTGTCGCTGCAGTGCCTTAACTTTAATGCATGTTTTGTAACACAACTGAATGAAAAGTATCAAGTGCCTTAATTGAGTTTAGTTTGTATTTTGATCAGTGTAAAGTAAAGCGACATTCTTCAAGCTCCAGCCGCTTATCTGTCAAATGTTTACACATTCCTCAGAATCACATGATAACATTTGCAGAAAGCTGGCTGTGCAGTTTCAAGATAATCATGTTTGAAATCAATCATCAATGTGTGATTTTATGTTTTGCTTTATGTGCCTTAAAACATTTAGTTCTATTTTTCTCCTCCATATGAGAGCAGACAAATTCCAGAGTTGATTTAAATGTCATCTGTTTGTGTCCTGCTGCCAAACATATCAACAGTGCCATCAGGTGGACAAGAACGTTTTGTTGTAGATGCCACCTCAATGCTGGTGACGGGATGTGTGTGAACATTATTGCTTTTATGCcgtcaaaatgaaataaagatTTTTCTTATTGACGACTATAAAAAATGTGGATTGTAACTAGAAATGTCTGATTGGTATTTATTAGCCAAATGCTGCATTATTAGTTCAGAtttttagggttttttttttttttcacaaatttggaCAATGGCCAAGCAATTAATTTTAGAAGTGAAATGTTTTCCCTCTTGAACCCATTAACTAAGAGTAGCATCACAGAATGGAAGGCAAATTAGTGTTGTGTAAGCCACAATGACTTTCGGCAGATTGATTATAGAGCATTCAGAGTAAATTAGTTCTTAATTAAACACTAGGAAGCACAACCTGATAAACCATTATCTACTTGCTTCATTAGTGCTCTTTCTACTTTAAATGCACTCCGAGTGCTTTTTACAAAGTTGTCTCATTAACACAGTGATGATAGCTACTGTTGCCACAAATGCCTTCTCCATTCATTGGTGGCACAGCAGTAGTAATTTTATCTAGCAAATTTTGGGACCATATTTATGGCCTTTGACAGGGAATTGAACCAGTTTTAGTAACCTCCGAGACAATCAGCAGAGAAGTCATTAAAATGTTCAAATGTAATTGGAAAAGGTTTGCCAATTCATATAATGGTGACAACTTACAAGAAAAAAGAACTGTATTTCAAATCCTGTAGCCCTGTAATATagcagtattattattattattattattattattattattattattattattattattattattattattattattattattattttgatgaTATGTAGTAGTTGTAGTTATGAAGATGAACGCTAGGGACAGTACAGCGTATTTTGAGCAGCCAGGAACGCAAAAGAAGAAGACAGAGGCGGCAGCATTGTGGCATAAGGAAATAATCTTGTGGTTTTTACATTCCAATCAACCTTTCTAAAAACGATATGCCCGATGAAAAAGGAAACCAACGACCTTCTTCATTCTCGTAGTGTGTTCGATATAGGTACGTTTGCAATTTGTATtcctaaataaattaaattagtcGAGAGCTGCAGAGGCAGATTTATGCTAGCTATGGCAACCTGCGATGCTACATGCCACTGACATTTATTTACAACAATATTTTATGAACACCACGCTTCgaaacaaaacacacatatGCCAACAAAATGTGGTGCTCGCTGGGATCAAGTATTAATCGAGTTAGAATTATTAGTGATTAAACCCGTAGCATCCTCAACACAGGCTCATTCATTAGAGTCAAGTGCTTTGTTTTTTAACTGCGTTAAATAAAGTTAGCGCAGGGTTTTGTTATTCATAAACATGCTCATTAGGCTCAATGAAGACTATAAATTATTCACGTATTGTGTGTTGATGTGTGTCCTGTCTCTTATCTCAAGTTAGCGTGGATAAACCTTTACAATCATAAATAAACTGTACAATTTTAATGTTTGAACATGACTTTCCAGACGCAGAGGGCAGCCTGCCGCCATGTATGCTGTTCACAGGCAGGCCCACACGCCCACTGCCGTGGAGTTCTCGGTCTACTGCAACTTCGTTTCCAGCAAGGAGAAAAATCTCGTCGTCGCGGGGACATCACAGCTTTTTGTCTACAGGATCATCCACGATGTTGAGGTATTTGTACTGTCAGAAAATGTGTAAAATCTCGCTTCctctgatgtttttgtttttgtttcagagTACATCAAAGTCTGACAAGCCCTCAGGTATGTCCACAAACTATTTTCCACATCTTCTCGTGTTGTCTTATAATTTATTTCAATAGATGCCAAAGCTCGCAAGGAGAAGTTGGAACAGGTGGCCTGCTTTTCGCTCTTCGGCAACATCATGTCCATGGCCAGCGTGCAGCTTATTGGATCCAGCAGGGATGCATTGCTCCTCAGTTTTAAAGATGCCAAGGTAAAGCAATGTAAAATCAaaattcacattaaaaaaaaaaaaaaccgaaaatgtttttgtgttctCTCATCAGTTGTCAGTCGTGGAGTATGACCCGGGGACACATGACCTGAAGACCTTGTCTTTGCACTACTTTGAGGAGCCAGAGCTCAGAGTATGTGCCGTTAGTAGTATTGCTTGATGTGACAAAAGTGTTGAATCAATAAataacaaattttcaaatttcaggATGGCTTTGTACAGAACGTCCACGTTCCCATTGTCCGTGTGGACCCGGAGAACCGCTGCGCCGTGATGCTCATCTATGGCACCAAACTCGTGGTGCTTCCCTTCCGGAAGGACACGCTGACTGACGAACAGGAGAGCGGAGTAGGAGATGGGTAAGGCCGCTCTCGCTGACTGATTGTCTTTAAATGAGTCATGTGACACTCTGTTTGCTGCAGACCAAAATCCAGCTTCTTACCGAGTTACATCATCGACGTTCGTGAGCTGGATGAAAAGCTGCTCAACATCATCGACATGAAGTTCCTCCACGGTTACTACGAGCCTACTCTCCTCATTCTTTTTGAGCCTAACCAAACATGGCCCGGGTTAGTCACACAACTGCCTCATTATTgactaaaacaacaacaatatatGACAGGTAAGCTTTTGTGTTCATCCAGGCGTGTAGCCGTACGTCAGGACACGTGCAGCATTGTCGCCATCTCTCTCAACATCATGCAGAAGGTCCACCCGGTCATCTGGTCCCTCATCAATCTGCCGTTTGATTGCACGCAGGTCATGGCTGTCCCCAAGCCCATTGGTGAGTTTGGCCtggttccattttttttgtagtcaattctaatcaaacttttttttccttcaggcGGGGTGGTGGTTTTTGCCGTGAACTCACTTTTATATCTGAACCAGAGTATTCCACCGTATGGCGTTTCCCTTAATTCCCAGACAGTCGGGACTACTTCATTCCCTCTTCGTGAGTTTTAAACACAGCACACAAATGTCACACAGTCTTATTACAGTATCACGCTCAATACACTTTTTTTTAGGGGTACAAGAAGAGGTCAAGATCACCCTGGACTGCTCCCAGGCAGACTTTATTGCCCATGACAAAATGGTTATCTCTCTGAAAGGAGGAGAAATGTAAGCCTACATTTGTATTTTATCTCCATAAAATATGCCATGTAGATTTAATATGGTGGCCTGTACATGTTCAAAACTTCTAAAACTCATTGCAGTTATGTCTTGACACTCATCACCGATGGCATGAGGAGCGTGCGGGACTTCCATTTTGACAAAGCGGCTGCCAGCGTCCTGACAACTTGTGTAAGTACTACTTCATTTACGGGTTGAATCCATCAAATCTAAATAAATTGAAATATGTTATCATAATGTACTGTGGATGACACTCGGCCTTCTCCTCCCTCTCAGATGGTCACCATGGAGCCGGGCTATCTTTTCCTCGGCTCACGCTTGGGCAACTCACTGCTGCTTAAGTACACGGAGAAGCTGCAGGAGGCGCCGCCAGATGAGGTCCAAGAACAGCAGgacaaagagaaagaaaaagacaagGTGACCTAAAATTTGTGTGTGATAATTCAGACTATAGATCCTTTTACGTAACAACGCCGAATTAAATTTCAGGAGGAGCCACCAAGCAAAAAGAAGAGAGTTGATTCCTCTACTAACTGGACAGGTGTGTTTTAAATTCTCTTTTGTTCAGTTTACATTTGTTTCATTCCTGTGCTCCTTGTCGGTTTCACAGATGAGGTGGACGAGATTGAAGTGTATGGAAGCGAGGCTCAGTCAGGCACCCAGCTAGCCACATATTCCTTTGAGgtaaaatagataaaaaaagGCGGCAAATTTATTGCTCTTGGCTGAGCTAATCTGCTTGAATTTTATTGCAAGGTCTGTTGTGACGTCACTCTTGACCGTTCAAccttttgaagaagaaaaaaaaaagttgttgacTTTGTTTTTGCAGGTGTGTGACAGCATACTGAACATCGGGCCGTGCGCCAACGCCTCCATGGGTGAACCTGCATTCCTCTCGGAAGAGGTGGAGACATTTGAAATAACTCGTGATCCCACTTTTCAGTTCGGGGCTTTAACCCAAACGTTCTTTTGACTCGTAGTTTCAAGCCAACACGGAACCTGACCTGGAAGTGGTGGTTTGCTCCGGCTTCGGGAAAAACGGGGCGCTGTCTGTCCTTCAGGTGATCTGATTATTCCGGATCCCTTTGTTTGTAAATATTTGCACCGCCCCCAAAGACCTGTGATTGCAAAGCCTATCCATCACAGGTCCGTTGGTGGTGCTAGAATACATTCTGGGATTACCAGGGCTGCCTCAGAGCTCCACGGAGCAGCCTATAAAACATCCAGTGACATTTCTGACCAGTCATGTGCATGTCTGCTGTATAAGTGCTTGTGGACATAACCTAAGCATTCGTTCTTGTGTTGTTAGAGGAGCATCAGACCACAAGTTGTCACCACGTTCGAGTTGCCGGGTTGCCACGATATGTGGACGGTCGTCTCCGGTGAAGTGAAAGAAAAAGTAGCGTCTGTTTAACTTCACATAGATTTACATccgtttttctgtttgtttttgttaagtTTGTTGTCATTCCAGGCAGTAAAAAGTGAGGAGTCAGATGATAGCGCTGAGAAGGAAACGGCTGAGGATAAAGAAGAGGGAGACaaggagaaagaggaggagaaaaaggAGGAAGAGCAGAAGAAAGAGACACCTCTGGAGGATGACGCCAAGAAACACGGCTTCCTCATTTTGAGCCGAGAAGATTCCACCATGGTTgggacagcatttttttttaattggatctTTTTTATGATCAAATTTGACCATCTCTCTGTGTCTTTGCAGATCCTGCAGACAGGCCAGGAGATCATGGAGTTGGACACCAGTGGATTTGCCACTCAGGGAACCACCGTGTTTGCGGGGAACATCGGCGACAACAAATACATCATCCAGGTCTCCCCAATGGGCATCAGGCTGCTTGAAGGAGGTAAAAAATAAACTCTTGAAAAATACAGTTACGATGAAAtaatgatttaatttttttctgacGTGGATCTCCAGTGACTCAACTCCACTTCATCCCAGTGGATCTGGGCACCCCCATAGTGCACTGCTCCGTGGCGGACCCCTTCGTGGTCATCATGACCGCCGACGGCGTGGTCACCATGTTCGTGCTGAAGACCGACTCGTACATGGGGAAGACGCAGCGGCTGTCTTTACGGAAACCACAGATCCCCACCGTGAGTGACGCAACATGCATGTTTATTTtcacaaattaaataaattgtcTCCCATCAAGCAATCACGTGTGATCGCGCTTTGCGCGTACCGTGACGTCAGCGGAATGTTCACCACGGAGAACAAAGTGAGCTGTCCCATTGTGGAGGACACAAATATCAGGAATACATCTGAAGTGGAGACGGTCATCCAGGACCTCAGGTGAGAGagttcacacatttttttttttttttgtgatgtagTCATGCACTAATGATAATGATTTGTGCAGTAACACAGTAGATGATGAGGAGGAAATGCTATATGGAGACTCAAGTGCCACAGGACCACAGAAGGAGGAAATGAATCGCACTCCAGGACAAGCGGCACCCTCTGGAAGCGAGGGGAGCCCATTGAGATTCGATCCCACACACTGGTGTATGATCGTCCGAGAAAATGGCGTCATGGAGGTACACGCCACACACAAGACCTCCTCACATTGGTTCGTattgtttatacttgtttttattttgaaaagattTACCAGCTCCCAGATTGGAGATTGGTCTTCCTGGTGAAGAACTTCCCTGTAGGTCAAAGGGTGCTGGTGGACAGCTCCTCTGGCCAATCAGCAGCACAGGGAGAAGGCAAGAAAGAGGAAGTGACACGTCAGGGAGATATGCCGGTGGTCAAGGAGGTGACTTTGGTTTCCCTGGGCAACAACCGCAGCCGACCATATTTACTGGTAAGTGGCTTCCCCAAAGATGCCTCTTGTCGGCTTGCCT contains the following coding sequences:
- the cpsf1 gene encoding cleavage and polyadenylation specificity factor subunit 1, whose amino-acid sequence is MYAVHRQAHTPTAVEFSVYCNFVSSKEKNLVVAGTSQLFVYRIIHDVESTSKSDKPSDAKARKEKLEQVACFSLFGNIMSMASVQLIGSSRDALLLSFKDAKLSVVEYDPGTHDLKTLSLHYFEEPELRDGFVQNVHVPIVRVDPENRCAVMLIYGTKLVVLPFRKDTLTDEQESGVGDGPKSSFLPSYIIDVRELDEKLLNIIDMKFLHGYYEPTLLILFEPNQTWPGRVAVRQDTCSIVAISLNIMQKVHPVIWSLINLPFDCTQVMAVPKPIGGVVVFAVNSLLYLNQSIPPYGVSLNSQTVGTTSFPLRVQEEVKITLDCSQADFIAHDKMVISLKGGEIYVLTLITDGMRSVRDFHFDKAAASVLTTCMVTMEPGYLFLGSRLGNSLLLKYTEKLQEAPPDEVQEQQDKEKEKDKEEPPSKKKRVDSSTNWTDEVDEIEVYGSEAQSGTQLATYSFEVCDSILNIGPCANASMGEPAFLSEEFQANTEPDLEVVVCSGFGKNGALSVLQRSIRPQVVTTFELPGCHDMWTVVSGEVKEKAVKSEESDDSAEKETAEDKEEGDKEKEEEKKEEEQKKETPLEDDAKKHGFLILSREDSTMILQTGQEIMELDTSGFATQGTTVFAGNIGDNKYIIQVSPMGIRLLEGVTQLHFIPVDLGTPIVHCSVADPFVVIMTADGVVTMFVLKTDSYMGKTQRLSLRKPQIPTQSRVIALCAYRDVSGMFTTENKVSCPIVEDTNIRNTSEVETVIQDLSNTVDDEEEMLYGDSSATGPQKEEMNRTPGQAAPSGSEGSPLRFDPTHWCMIVRENGVMEIYQLPDWRLVFLVKNFPVGQRVLVDSSSGQSAAQGEGKKEEVTRQGDMPVVKEVTLVSLGNNRSRPYLLVHVEQELLIYEAFPYDQQQPQNNLKVRFKKVPHNINFREKKSKLKRDKKAEGGTGDEALVKSRIARFRYFEDISGYSGVFICGPSPHWMLVTSRGALRLHPMSIDGAIESFSPFHNINCPKGFLYFNKQGELRISVLPTYLSYDAPWPVRKIPLRCTVHYVSYHVETKVYAVCTSVKEPCTRIPKMTGEEKEFEPIERDERYINPQQERFSIQLISPVSWETIPNTRVDLEEWEHVTCMKTVALRSQETVSGLKGYIAAGTCVMQGEEVTCRGRILILDVIEVVPEPGQPLTKNKFKMLYEKEQKGPVTALCHCSGYLVSAIGQKIFLWVLKDNDLTGMAFIDTQLYIHQMFSIKNFILAADLMKSISLLRYQETSKTLSLVSRDAKPLEVYSIEFMVDNNQLGFLVSDRDKNLFVYMYLPEAKESFGGMRLLRRADFNVGAHVNTFWRMPCRGAMDPSSKKTLTWDNKHITWFATLDGGIGMLLPMQEKTYRRLLMLQNALNTLLPHHAGLNPKAFRMMHYERRGLQNAVRNILDGELLNKFLYLSMMERSELAKKIGTTPDIILDDLLEIDRVTAHF